The Streptomyces sp. R28 region CAGCGTGCAATGGGCCATCAAGGACGAGCCGTGGCTGCGGCAGAAGGTCAGCCTCAAGAAGAAGGCGCCACGTCCGGCGCGAGCGCCGGAGACCACCGAGCGAGGGCCAGAGGACAGTCCGGAGCAGCTCGGCAGAAAGATGGCCAAGATGTGGAGCGGGTTGATGACGGCTCTCAGCGCTCTTGCCGACATCCAGGATCCCGTGAAGAGGTACGAAGCCATGCAGCTGCTGGAAGACGAGCTGTCGGACGAATTCCGCGAGATCTACCAGCTCATCGCTGCTGACCTGAAGAAGTCGGGTCGCACCTGGCGTCAGGTGGGCGAGGTGATGGGCGGCGTCAGTGCCCAACGGGCCCACCAAATCTCGCTCGGGGGCACTCCCCTGTACGGAGCCAAAGCCACTCAGAACCAGCAAGCCAGTTAACGCGAACGGCCGGGCGCTGGAACGCCCGGCCTGTTCATCACCAGCGGTGCCAGCCGCTGATCAGCAACCCCTCATCACCAGAATCGAGGTACACGCATGACTGTATCGCAGGGCTGCGCCGTCCCCCAGCCGAAGACCACTGTCGATCTCCTGGATGCACCGCTCCCGGAGCTGCTGACTGAGTGCCGGACGGAGATCGTCGAATCGAGCATCACCGACCGGACCTTCTTCGGCGCGTTCGTGGAGCGCCGTGACGGCTCCCGCATCCTGTCGATGCCGACGGGCCGGTCCGCCTTCGAGCGGGACACCGCGGCCCGCATGCTGCTGGCAGAGGGGCTGGGCCTCGATGCCCCGCCGCTGCCGGAGCCGTTCTCCGTGTCGCGCGTCTGATCTTCTGCCCCTCCTGCACCGTCCGTGTTGCACGGGCGGTGCAGTGCTGTGTGCGCCCTTGTGGCCGCGCTGTCGACCCGTGACCGTGGACATTCAGCGGGGTGGCGAAATGTCGACAGGGGGGTTACATGCGGCGCACGTTGAATGACGCGGCCGGCTGGGTGTTGTTGCGGCTGGCGGTGGTCCTGCATCGCACGGTGGCGAGTAGGGCTGCGCGGGAGCGGCTGCAGCAGCGGCGGAACACAGCGTTGCGGGGTGCGCACCGACGTGGGGTGCAGGTGCCGGAGTTGGCGGGCCGACTGGGCCTGTCGGAGGGCTGGGTGCGGCAGGTGCTGAACGGGAAGCGACCGCCGGAGGTGGAGGAAGCCGCGTAGCCCGCACACAGCAGAAGGCCCCTCTCCGCCGGACTCGGAGAGGGGCCCTCGTCATTCGCCGGCTTTCTCGACGTCCCAGTTGCGGTCGACTCCGGCGCATTCGGCGACGCTGGGCCCGTCGTCGTGACTGGCCGGGCATGGGATGCCGACAGGCTCCGGGGGGATCTTGAGTGCGTCGTCGATGCGGTTGCAGGTGACGGTGACGGCGTCGCACCAGGAGGCGCCGGGTGTGCCGAAGGGGAGCATGCCGTCGGCTTCGCGTTCGGCGACTTCAGTCCGGCGTTCGTCGATCACCTGGCGGATGCGGTCGAGGGCTTCTTCGCGCGCCTTGTTGGAGGCTTCGTGGCTGGCGCAGATGTCGGCGAGGTCGACTTCGTCGAAGTTCTGCAGGAACCACTGGGCTCGGGCGGAGAGCTGGTTGATGCGGTCGCTCATGCGGCTGCCTCCTTGGGCTTGTTGCGCAGGTCGTTGCGGTACTTGCGTTCCCCGGCTTTGCATAGGTCGCAGGGGTCTTCGCCGCGGTAGGTGTGGGCGGCGTAGCCGGCGTGGTCGCCGTGGCGTTCGCGGCGGAGGATTCCGGCCTGCCAGGCGAGATGGACGGCGTTGACCAGTGAGGTGGCGCCGAGTTTGCCCATCAGTCGGTGCCGGGCGTCCTGTACGGCGGGCATCGACTTGTCGATGAGGCGGGCGGTGGCCTCGATGGTGCGGCCGTCGGCTGCATGCCGGAGCACCGTGGTCTCAAGGTCGGTGAGTCGACTGCCGGGTGTGGAGACTCGGGTCACGGCGTGCTCCGTTGCCGTCGTTCGATGACGATGCGGTCGTGGTTGTCGAGGATTCCGTCGGCGCGGGCGAGGAGGCGGAGTGCGCGGCGGAGGACGGTGCGCCAGGGTTCGCGGCGGCGGGCGTAGGCGGCGAGGATGGCGGCGCTGCCGTCGTCGGGCTGCCACTGCAGACGGCGGGTCATCAGGCGGCCTTCCTGCGCCCGCTGTACCAGGGCAGCGCGAGCCCGTCGTTCTCGGCGCGCGGCACGAGGTGCAAGTGCAGGTGGAACACGGACTGCGTGGCCTCCCGGCCCTTGCTGGTGATGACGTTCATAGGCCGGTCCGTCCGCTGCATGAGCTGGGCCGCGCGCCGCATCGTGGCTGCGGACACCTCGGGGTCGGTGGCGAAGTCACGAACGTGCGTCTTCGGGATGATCAGGGTGTGTCCCTCGGTGATCGGGTTAAGCGGGACGATCGCGATGGTGTCGGACCACTCGTGCACGAACGTGGCGGGCGCGCGGCCAAGGTTGATCTCGCAGAACGGGCAGGGCTGTTCGGTCACAGGTAGCTCCCGTCGTGTTGGACGGTGGTGGCGGTGACGATCTGCCAGGCGGTGGCTCCCTGGCCCAACAGGTCGCGGTCGTGGTGGTCGACGTAGGTGGCGTCGTCGAGATCCCACATGGGCTCGCAGTCGAGGGCGAACTGCTCGACGGCGGTGGCGGTCACCGGGGCTCCTGGAACGTCCACCAGCCGTCGTATCCGTCGGGGATCTCCGGGTAGTTGGCGAGCATCGGCCGCAGGATCGCGAGGTGCTGTTGCTGAACATCGGGCTCCTGCGCACCCCAGTACCGTTCGCCGTCCCAGCGACCCTCGCAGTCGCCGCCGTAGCGGCCGTCCAAATCGGCGGACAGGACGGCGTGCGGGTCGTCGAGGTTGAGGGGCTGCGGCAGGTAGTGGCTCCAAAGCTTCAGCGTCCCGAGGCAGGCCCGGGTGACGCCGGACTGCCGTCGGAACCACAGGGCGTTGACGCTGCCGCTGAAGGTGATGCGGTCAATGCCTCCGGCTTGCCTGCCGGTGAGAGTGTCGAGGTCAACGGCGAACGGCTTGCGGCTGATGAGGAATCGGGTCTCGCGGATCATTGCGGCTCCTTTCGGTGCGGGCCGCCCCCGGGTTGGGGGCGGCCGGGGTGGTCAGGCGGTGGGCTGCCAGCTGGGGCAGTTGGTGGTGGGGTGGTCACCGATGAGTTCGCCCGCCCCGCAGTCCCCGGGCCAGCCGGGGTGCTGCGGGTAGGGACCCTC contains the following coding sequences:
- a CDS encoding GIY-YIG nuclease family protein gives rise to the protein MPEPQPTEVVYVLGTPGSKTVKIGRTIDPEKRLSDIQRMSPVPLGVLWTHPGGHELETNLHRQFSALRTHGEWFTFGGDPVVSVQWAIKDEPWLRQKVSLKKKAPRPARAPETTERGPEDSPEQLGRKMAKMWSGLMTALSALADIQDPVKRYEAMQLLEDELSDEFREIYQLIAADLKKSGRTWRQVGEVMGGVSAQRAHQISLGGTPLYGAKATQNQQAS
- a CDS encoding LuxR C-terminal-related transcriptional regulator, with the translated sequence MTRVSTPGSRLTDLETTVLRHAADGRTIEATARLIDKSMPAVQDARHRLMGKLGATSLVNAVHLAWQAGILRRERHGDHAGYAAHTYRGEDPCDLCKAGERKYRNDLRNKPKEAAA
- a CDS encoding HIT family protein, producing the protein MTEQPCPFCEINLGRAPATFVHEWSDTIAIVPLNPITEGHTLIIPKTHVRDFATDPEVSAATMRRAAQLMQRTDRPMNVITSKGREATQSVFHLHLHLVPRAENDGLALPWYSGRRKAA